In the genome of Leeuwenhoekiella sp. MAR_2009_132, one region contains:
- a CDS encoding SPFH domain-containing protein translates to MTYFLPVILFIGLIILISAVFMVKQQTAAVIERFGKFTSVRNSGIQLKIPLIDKIAGRINLKIQQLDVIVETKTKDDVFVRLKISVQFQVVKTNVYDAFYKLEDPQNQITSYVFDVVRSEVPKMKLDDVFERKDDIAIAVKSELNQAMTDYGYDIIKTLVTDIDPDQQVKIAMNRINAAEREKVAAEYEAEAERIKIVAKARAEAESKRLQGQGIADQRREIARGLEESVEVLNNVGINSQEASALIVVTQHYDTLQSVGENTNSNLILMPNSPQAGSEMLNNMIASFVASNQIGEEMKKKNEANGILPKKKVKKPRPESGYDSNFDDDTI, encoded by the coding sequence ATGACTTACTTTTTACCCGTTATCCTCTTTATAGGATTAATCATTTTAATTTCTGCAGTCTTTATGGTTAAACAGCAAACAGCTGCAGTAATAGAGCGCTTTGGCAAATTTACCAGTGTGCGTAACTCTGGTATTCAACTTAAAATACCGCTAATAGATAAAATAGCCGGTCGTATTAATTTAAAAATTCAGCAATTAGATGTTATTGTTGAGACAAAAACTAAGGATGATGTATTTGTTCGTTTAAAAATTTCGGTACAATTTCAGGTAGTAAAGACTAATGTATATGATGCCTTCTACAAGTTAGAAGATCCTCAAAATCAAATCACTTCATACGTATTTGATGTAGTACGTTCTGAAGTTCCTAAAATGAAACTCGATGATGTTTTTGAACGTAAAGATGATATTGCTATTGCCGTAAAAAGTGAATTGAATCAAGCGATGACAGATTATGGTTATGATATTATAAAAACACTTGTTACAGATATAGATCCAGATCAGCAGGTAAAAATTGCTATGAACCGTATTAATGCAGCAGAACGTGAGAAAGTTGCCGCAGAGTATGAGGCAGAAGCAGAACGTATTAAAATAGTTGCTAAGGCGCGCGCAGAGGCCGAAAGTAAGCGTTTACAGGGTCAAGGTATAGCAGACCAGCGTAGAGAGATTGCAAGGGGGTTAGAAGAGTCTGTAGAGGTTTTAAATAACGTGGGTATAAACTCTCAGGAAGCTTCTGCTCTAATAGTGGTAACCCAACATTATGATACGTTACAATCTGTAGGTGAGAATACAAATTCAAACTTAATTCTTATGCCTAATTCACCACAGGCAGGCAGTGAAATGTTGAATAACATGATTGCCAGTTTTGTAGCTTCAAACCAAATAGGTGAAGAAATGAAAAAGAAGAATGAAGCCAATGGTATTCTACCTAAGAAAAAGGTTAAAAAACCACGACCAGAATCTGGTTACGATTCTAATTTTGATGATGACACGATTTAA
- a CDS encoding glutamine--tRNA ligase/YqeY domain fusion protein, whose protein sequence is MAEDYVALNFLEQIVEEDINNGFSKEKLRFRFPPEPNGYLHIGHSKAICISFGLGETYNAPVNLRFDDTNPSKEEQEYVDAIQEDIKWLGYTWDKVCYSSDYFQQLYDWAVQLIKEGKAYIDSQSSEAMALQKGTPTEPGTNSPYRDRSVAENLELFEGMKRGDFAEGVHILRAKIDMKSPNMLLRDPIMYRVINKAHHRTGTAWNIYPMYDWAHGESDYLEQISHSLCSLEFKPHRPLYEWFVDNIYTTGVKPKQREFARLNLSYTIMSKRKLLKLVEEGIVSGWDDPRMPTISGLRRRGYTPASIRNFIDTVGVAKRDNVIDVSLLEFNIREDLNKTAPRVMAVLDPVKLIIDNYPDDQVEWLDAENNQEDESAGFRKVPFSKELYIERDDFKESANSKYFRLSLGKEVRLKNAYIIKGESVVKDASGTITEIHCTYDPDSQSGSGTEASLRKVKGTLHWVSIEHAIKAEIRLYDRLFNHESPDGDKEVDFMHYLNPESLEVITGYLEPSLKDVKPLDIFQFQRMGYFNVDKESTTEKLIFNKTVGLRDTWAKAESKVANPTQQKTAPVKQIPQLPALNEIKKIGKKLGQLPDEKRLKSVSQIQELAKNVDFEELKELFNTSAKKIGTRLAVLETLIVLIKTEKVSSNQIDVATYLEEMKTSGDSLLEQAVEKL, encoded by the coding sequence ATGGCAGAAGATTATGTAGCGCTCAATTTTTTAGAGCAAATAGTAGAAGAGGATATTAATAACGGATTTTCAAAAGAAAAACTGCGTTTTAGATTTCCACCAGAGCCTAATGGCTATTTACACATAGGTCACAGTAAGGCCATCTGTATAAGCTTTGGTCTTGGAGAGACGTATAATGCGCCTGTAAATCTTAGATTTGATGATACTAACCCATCTAAAGAAGAGCAGGAATATGTAGATGCTATTCAGGAAGATATTAAATGGTTAGGCTATACCTGGGATAAAGTTTGTTATTCTTCAGATTACTTTCAGCAATTGTATGATTGGGCAGTTCAGCTAATTAAAGAAGGTAAAGCGTATATAGACTCTCAGTCTAGTGAGGCCATGGCCTTGCAAAAAGGAACGCCAACAGAACCTGGTACAAACAGTCCGTATAGAGATCGTTCGGTAGCAGAAAATCTCGAGCTTTTTGAAGGTATGAAACGTGGTGATTTTGCTGAAGGTGTACATATACTTCGTGCAAAAATTGATATGAAATCTCCTAATATGTTATTAAGGGATCCCATTATGTATCGCGTTATTAACAAAGCACATCATCGTACCGGTACTGCATGGAATATTTATCCTATGTACGACTGGGCACATGGTGAGAGTGATTACCTGGAGCAAATTTCACACAGTTTATGTTCATTAGAATTTAAGCCGCACAGACCACTATACGAGTGGTTTGTAGATAATATTTATACAACTGGTGTTAAGCCAAAACAACGCGAATTTGCACGGTTGAACCTGAGTTACACCATTATGAGTAAGCGTAAGTTGCTTAAACTTGTTGAAGAAGGTATTGTAAGCGGCTGGGATGATCCAAGAATGCCTACAATTTCTGGTTTGCGCAGAAGAGGTTATACACCGGCTTCTATACGTAATTTTATAGATACAGTAGGGGTTGCAAAGCGTGATAATGTAATTGATGTTTCTTTACTTGAGTTTAATATTCGGGAAGATCTCAATAAAACAGCTCCTCGTGTAATGGCTGTTTTAGATCCTGTTAAACTTATAATAGATAATTATCCTGACGATCAAGTAGAATGGCTTGATGCCGAAAATAATCAGGAAGATGAGAGTGCAGGTTTTAGAAAAGTACCTTTTTCTAAAGAACTTTACATTGAACGAGATGATTTTAAAGAGTCTGCAAATAGTAAATATTTTAGGCTTAGTCTAGGTAAAGAAGTTAGATTAAAGAATGCCTATATCATCAAAGGAGAATCTGTAGTTAAGGATGCTTCTGGTACCATTACAGAAATTCACTGTACATACGATCCAGACTCACAGAGTGGAAGTGGTACAGAAGCGAGTTTACGCAAGGTTAAGGGTACATTGCATTGGGTTTCAATAGAACATGCCATTAAAGCAGAAATACGTCTTTACGATCGTTTATTTAATCACGAGTCTCCAGATGGTGATAAAGAGGTAGATTTTATGCATTACTTAAATCCAGAATCTTTAGAAGTTATAACTGGTTATTTAGAACCAAGCCTTAAAGATGTTAAGCCTTTAGATATTTTTCAATTTCAACGTATGGGATATTTTAACGTAGATAAAGAAAGTACTACAGAAAAACTCATTTTTAATAAAACGGTAGGATTAAGAGATACGTGGGCAAAAGCTGAATCTAAAGTGGCAAACCCTACTCAACAGAAAACTGCACCTGTTAAGCAAATACCACAACTTCCTGCTTTAAATGAAATTAAAAAAATAGGTAAAAAATTAGGTCAGTTGCCTGATGAAAAGCGTTTAAAAAGTGTTTCTCAAATACAGGAATTGGCTAAAAATGTTGACTTTGAAGAATTAAAAGAGTTGTTTAATACTTCAGCAAAAAAGATAGGTACCCGTTTAGCTGTTTTAGAAACTTTAATAGTACTTATTAAAACAGAAAAAGTATCTAGTAATCAAATTGATGTAGCCACTTATCTTGAAGAAATGAAAACTTCTGGTGACAGTCTTTTAGAACAAGCGGTTGAGAAACTCTAA
- the folB gene encoding dihydroneopterin aldolase, protein MGIIKLNKVKVYAYHGCLIEEGQIGSDYYVDLKIKTDLKTPANTDNLSDTVDYVHLNKIIKEEMAERSKLLEHVCQRILDRSFKEIYELQKATVTVRKINPPIGGDVASVGVSMTKKQ, encoded by the coding sequence ATGGGAATTATAAAACTGAATAAAGTAAAAGTATATGCCTATCATGGCTGCCTTATTGAAGAAGGCCAAATAGGTTCTGATTACTATGTAGATTTAAAAATAAAAACAGATTTAAAAACGCCTGCAAATACAGATAACCTTAGTGACACTGTAGATTATGTGCATTTAAATAAAATAATTAAAGAGGAAATGGCAGAACGTTCAAAGCTTCTTGAACATGTATGTCAACGTATTTTAGATCGCTCATTTAAAGAAATTTATGAACTTCAAAAAGCAACGGTAACCGTACGAAAAATCAACCCTCCCATAGGAGGAGATGTTGCTTCTGTAGGGGTTTCTATGACTAAAAAGCAATAA
- a CDS encoding head GIN domain-containing protein, with protein MKNLIVLLVLLTAGAINAQDNVKNIGDFTEVKVFDRMRVNLIKSSENKVILKGKDTENIELINSDGVLKVRMNLEKIFDGNETFVEVYYNNLRVIDANEGARVEVNELLEQSRIEIRVQEGALVKAGLDVEFAEMRAVTGGIITAKGSAEKQNVEINTGGIFEGKSLETTDTILRIQAGGEADIFARRTAQIKIRAGGDVTVYGNPTEVIKDKFIGGRIDVVK; from the coding sequence ATGAAAAATTTAATTGTGTTGTTAGTATTGCTAACGGCGGGTGCTATTAATGCACAGGATAATGTAAAAAATATAGGTGACTTTACAGAGGTTAAAGTCTTTGACCGTATGCGGGTTAACCTTATAAAATCTTCTGAAAATAAGGTTATTTTAAAAGGAAAGGATACTGAAAATATTGAACTTATTAACAGTGATGGTGTCTTAAAAGTGCGTATGAACCTAGAAAAGATTTTTGACGGTAATGAGACCTTTGTAGAAGTTTATTACAATAATCTAAGGGTAATCGATGCAAATGAAGGTGCCCGTGTAGAAGTTAATGAGCTATTAGAGCAGAGCAGAATTGAAATACGCGTACAGGAAGGTGCTCTAGTTAAAGCAGGTCTGGATGTTGAATTTGCAGAAATGCGTGCAGTAACCGGTGGTATTATTACAGCTAAAGGTTCTGCAGAAAAGCAAAATGTAGAAATAAATACAGGTGGTATTTTTGAAGGAAAATCTTTAGAAACTACAGATACAATCTTACGTATACAAGCAGGAGGAGAGGCAGATATATTTGCACGTAGAACAGCTCAAATTAAGATCCGTGCCGGAGGTGATGTTACCGTTTATGGTAATCCTACCGAAGTTATAAAAGATAAGTTTATAGGGGGTCGTATTGACGTCGTGAAGTGA
- a CDS encoding GNAT family N-acetyltransferase: protein MEIRILEFNQLDIHMLYELLQLRSAVFVVEQDCVYQDIDDKDQKAIHVMGYKDKELVAYTRIFNKGNYFDEASIGRVLTKQDQRKYGYGKLIMQASINELESRFVINIIQISAQKYLKKFYNELGFVEVGEGYLEDNIPHIKMLRTK from the coding sequence ATGGAAATTAGAATACTAGAATTTAATCAGCTTGACATACATATGCTTTACGAATTGTTGCAATTACGCTCTGCCGTTTTTGTAGTTGAGCAAGATTGTGTGTATCAGGATATAGATGATAAAGATCAAAAAGCTATCCACGTAATGGGTTATAAAGATAAAGAGTTAGTTGCCTATACGCGAATTTTCAACAAAGGAAACTATTTTGATGAGGCCAGTATAGGCCGTGTTCTTACCAAACAGGATCAACGTAAATATGGGTATGGTAAGTTAATTATGCAAGCCTCTATAAACGAGTTAGAATCTCGCTTTGTGATAAACATTATTCAAATTTCTGCACAAAAGTATCTCAAGAAATTTTATAATGAACTTGGTTTTGTTGAAGTTGGTGAGGGCTATTTAGAAGATAACATTCCCCATATTAAAATGCTTAGAACTAAATAA
- a CDS encoding DUF6327 family protein has product MKVYKSFLEIEHDLKVLKLQNQIDREQVKLSLNDVKTSFSPVSMIAGTVGAIAQKTLVLKVVNSILGVKRVKVKNVEGQDD; this is encoded by the coding sequence ATGAAAGTTTATAAATCTTTTTTAGAAATAGAACATGATTTAAAAGTACTTAAACTTCAGAATCAAATAGATCGCGAGCAGGTAAAATTGAGCTTAAACGATGTTAAGACCTCATTTTCGCCAGTTTCTATGATTGCTGGTACTGTAGGAGCCATTGCTCAAAAAACATTAGTTCTTAAGGTAGTTAATTCTATTTTAGGAGTAAAACGCGTTAAGGTTAAAAACGTAGAGGGACAAGATGATTAA
- a CDS encoding S41 family peptidase translates to MRKRILVSVTAVVILFTTVSFKSDFFEIAKQIEIFTTLFKELNMNYVDEVNPSKLMDAAIEGMLSELDPYTKYWTEQEVEDARINNTGEYTGIGASVISKDKKIIILEAYKDYPADKAGLRAGDELIKIGDITIADFNADAGDLLQGAPGTSIPISFKRQGTLKQTTLKREEIDIKAVPFYTLIDGSIGYVVLSKFNKKASSETADAIKQLKNEGATSIILDLRGNPGGLLTEAINVSNLFIPKAQIITTTKSVIEKYNQEYRTPNDPLDVEIPVAVLINGRSASASEIVSGSLQDYDRGVIVGARSFGKGLVQRPKELTYGTQLKVTISRYYTPSGRCIQALDYWNRDDQGNAIRTNVADYNEFKTRTGRTVYDGGGVLPDIEVESAKLSAITEALLMDQAIFDFATDYFYKHNYDNLEDFKFTSADYTAFKTFLEQKGFTYQTQTEKDLEKSFLTAEKDNLQKEISTQYAGLMKSIDTAKKQQLDSKEKEISNLIIDELVKRYFYKEGLYKYQIKHNEEIAEAISILKDTKRYSKILNK, encoded by the coding sequence ATGAGAAAGAGAATATTGGTTTCGGTAACCGCAGTGGTAATTTTATTTACAACAGTTAGTTTTAAGAGTGATTTTTTTGAGATTGCTAAGCAGATTGAAATATTTACCACCTTGTTTAAAGAGCTTAACATGAATTATGTTGATGAGGTAAATCCGTCAAAATTAATGGACGCTGCCATAGAAGGTATGCTTTCTGAACTGGACCCGTATACAAAGTATTGGACCGAGCAGGAGGTTGAAGATGCCCGTATTAATAACACCGGAGAATATACCGGTATAGGTGCTTCAGTAATTTCAAAAGACAAAAAAATTATCATTCTGGAAGCTTATAAGGACTATCCGGCAGATAAAGCCGGTTTAAGAGCGGGTGACGAACTTATTAAAATAGGAGATATAACTATTGCAGATTTTAATGCTGATGCGGGTGATTTACTGCAAGGTGCTCCGGGAACTTCGATTCCTATTTCTTTTAAACGCCAGGGTACTTTAAAACAAACAACTCTTAAACGGGAAGAAATTGATATTAAAGCCGTACCCTTTTACACCTTAATTGATGGAAGTATAGGTTATGTTGTTTTATCTAAATTCAATAAAAAAGCTTCTTCAGAAACTGCAGATGCAATAAAACAATTAAAAAATGAAGGGGCTACTTCTATAATTCTTGATTTAAGAGGAAACCCCGGAGGTTTATTAACAGAAGCTATTAATGTTAGTAACTTGTTTATTCCTAAGGCACAGATTATTACCACTACAAAATCTGTTATTGAGAAATACAATCAGGAATACCGCACACCTAATGATCCTCTAGATGTTGAAATACCTGTTGCTGTGTTAATAAATGGCCGTAGTGCATCTGCCAGCGAGATTGTTTCGGGTTCTTTACAAGATTATGATCGTGGTGTTATTGTAGGAGCCAGAAGCTTTGGTAAAGGTCTTGTACAGCGTCCTAAAGAACTAACCTATGGTACGCAGTTAAAAGTTACAATCTCCAGATATTATACACCTAGTGGTCGTTGTATACAAGCACTTGATTACTGGAACCGTGATGATCAGGGTAATGCGATACGTACTAACGTTGCAGATTATAATGAGTTTAAAACAAGAACGGGAAGAACGGTTTATGATGGTGGTGGAGTATTACCCGATATTGAGGTAGAGTCTGCAAAATTAAGCGCGATTACTGAAGCTTTATTAATGGACCAGGCAATTTTTGACTTTGCTACAGACTATTTCTACAAGCATAATTACGATAACTTAGAAGATTTTAAATTTACCAGTGCAGACTATACAGCTTTTAAAACTTTTCTTGAACAAAAAGGATTTACATACCAGACGCAAACTGAAAAAGATTTAGAAAAATCATTTCTTACGGCAGAAAAAGATAACCTTCAAAAAGAAATTAGTACTCAATATGCTGGTCTTATGAAGTCTATAGATACTGCTAAAAAACAACAACTAGATTCTAAAGAAAAAGAGATTTCTAATTTAATCATAGATGAACTTGTAAAGCGGTATTTCTATAAAGAAGGTTTGTATAAATATCAAATTAAACATAATGAAGAGATCGCAGAAGCTATTTCAATATTAAAAGATACGAAGCGCTATTCGAAGATTTTGAATAAGTAA
- the rnr gene encoding ribonuclease R, translating into MPNKKRRRPTTQIADLSQKILKILKREPGKLFNHKQIAAKLQVDDPNSRNEIVKELSQLTAKKHVEEKERGKFSFNASSHYHTGKLDCTSKGDGYVIVEGMEQDIYIPKNNMNKALNGDTVKVYVYKQRRSKKHEGEIVEVIERKTEEFVGVIQMQKSFAFVNTSAEGKMRTDIFVPKNKIGDAKDGEKVLVKIEDWPEKADSPFGRVIQVLGMPGEHNTEIHSILAQYGLPHDFPKEVEEYANNIDTSIKEEEIKKRRDMRDVLTFTIDPKDAKDFDDALSFQKLENGNYEVGIHIADVSHYVVPGTILDDEAYERATSVYLVDRVVPMLPEILSNNACSLRPNEEKYTFSAVFELDKSSGKVLNQWFGRTVTYSDARFAYEEAQQIIETREGNIPAEVSITGKEYTSPDSIVEATLELDRLAKIMRKQRMKNGAISFDKVEVKFNLDEDNEPVGVFFKSSKDANKLIEEFMLLANKKVAEFIGNQSPKKTFVYRIHDEPNDEKLAALQTIAGRFGYKMNYKDRKSTTASLNNLLSDVAGKKEQNLIDTLTIRTMSKAVYSTDNIGHYGLAFDYYSHFTSPIRRYPDVMVHRLLQHYLDQGKSANEEEYEQKCKHSSDMEYLATSAERDSIKYMQVKFMQDHKDEIFLGVISGVTEWGIYVEIIDNKCEGMIRLRDIKGDHYDFDQEQYAIVGRKSKQTITLGDEVYVKVKEADLVKKHLDFTLIGTKAEYESKAK; encoded by the coding sequence ATGCCAAATAAAAAAAGAAGAAGACCCACTACACAAATTGCTGACCTTTCTCAGAAAATACTTAAAATTCTAAAAAGAGAACCCGGTAAGTTATTCAACCATAAACAAATTGCTGCTAAGCTTCAGGTAGATGATCCTAACAGTCGCAATGAGATTGTAAAAGAACTATCACAACTCACAGCTAAAAAGCATGTAGAAGAAAAAGAACGCGGAAAATTCAGTTTTAACGCTTCCTCGCATTACCATACCGGTAAACTCGATTGTACTTCAAAAGGTGATGGTTATGTTATAGTTGAAGGTATGGAACAGGATATTTACATTCCTAAAAATAATATGAATAAAGCCTTAAATGGCGATACGGTTAAAGTTTACGTTTATAAACAACGTAGAAGTAAAAAACACGAAGGAGAAATAGTAGAGGTAATAGAGCGTAAAACAGAGGAGTTTGTTGGCGTGATACAAATGCAAAAAAGCTTTGCCTTTGTAAATACCTCTGCAGAAGGAAAAATGCGTACCGATATTTTTGTTCCTAAAAACAAAATAGGGGACGCTAAAGATGGTGAGAAGGTTCTTGTGAAAATTGAAGACTGGCCAGAAAAAGCAGATTCTCCTTTTGGTCGTGTAATACAAGTTCTGGGAATGCCCGGTGAGCACAATACCGAAATACATTCTATTCTTGCTCAATATGGTTTACCTCACGATTTTCCTAAAGAAGTAGAAGAATACGCAAATAATATTGATACCAGTATAAAAGAGGAAGAGATTAAAAAACGTCGCGATATGCGTGATGTTTTGACGTTTACGATAGATCCTAAAGATGCAAAAGATTTTGATGATGCATTAAGCTTTCAAAAGTTAGAAAATGGCAATTATGAGGTAGGAATTCATATTGCAGATGTATCGCATTATGTAGTTCCCGGTACCATTTTAGATGATGAGGCTTATGAGCGTGCAACATCGGTTTATCTGGTTGATCGCGTTGTACCTATGCTTCCTGAAATTTTATCAAATAATGCCTGTTCTTTACGACCTAATGAAGAGAAGTACACCTTTTCTGCAGTTTTTGAATTAGATAAATCTTCAGGAAAAGTCTTAAATCAATGGTTTGGGCGTACTGTAACATATAGCGATGCACGTTTTGCTTATGAAGAGGCCCAACAAATCATAGAAACCCGGGAAGGTAATATACCTGCTGAAGTTTCTATCACCGGTAAAGAATATACTTCGCCAGATTCTATTGTAGAAGCAACTTTAGAATTAGATAGATTAGCAAAAATTATGCGTAAACAGCGTATGAAAAACGGCGCAATCTCATTTGATAAAGTTGAAGTAAAATTTAATTTAGATGAAGATAATGAGCCTGTAGGCGTATTCTTTAAAAGTTCTAAAGATGCTAACAAGCTTATTGAAGAATTTATGCTACTTGCAAATAAAAAAGTTGCAGAGTTTATAGGTAATCAATCTCCAAAAAAGACCTTTGTTTATCGTATTCATGATGAACCTAATGATGAAAAACTGGCTGCGTTACAAACAATTGCAGGAAGATTTGGTTACAAAATGAATTATAAAGATCGTAAGAGTACTACAGCATCTTTAAATAATTTACTAAGCGATGTAGCCGGTAAAAAAGAACAAAATCTTATAGATACCTTAACGATACGTACTATGAGCAAAGCGGTTTATAGTACAGATAACATAGGTCACTACGGTTTGGCTTTTGATTATTACTCGCATTTTACTTCACCTATAAGAAGATATCCCGATGTAATGGTACATCGTTTATTACAGCATTACCTAGATCAGGGTAAATCTGCAAATGAAGAAGAGTATGAGCAAAAATGTAAGCACAGTAGTGATATGGAATATCTTGCAACAAGTGCTGAGCGTGACTCTATTAAATACATGCAGGTCAAATTTATGCAAGATCATAAAGATGAGATATTCTTAGGTGTTATATCTGGTGTTACAGAATGGGGTATTTACGTAGAGATTATAGATAATAAATGTGAGGGTATGATACGCTTGCGTGATATTAAAGGTGATCACTATGATTTTGACCAGGAGCAGTATGCTATTGTAGGCAGAAAATCAAAGCAAACAATCACTTTGGGCGATGAAGTTTATGTTAAGGTTAAAGAGGCAGATTTAGTTAAGAAACATCTTGATTTTACATTAATTGGCACAAAAGCCGAATACGAAAGTAAAGCTAAATAA
- a CDS encoding YtxH domain-containing protein, with product MSKTGNTILALITGAAIGAGLGLLYAPESGDKTRKKISKNAKEAKKKLEQQINETSENLTASAKQAKKSFDAKLEDTLKTASTKADDILVTMERKLEELRSKNAKTANKVVDEVKDIDVPTAKV from the coding sequence ATGTCAAAAACAGGAAATACCATTTTAGCACTTATAACAGGAGCAGCAATAGGAGCGGGATTAGGCTTATTATATGCACCGGAAAGTGGTGATAAAACCAGAAAGAAAATTTCTAAAAATGCTAAAGAAGCAAAGAAGAAATTAGAGCAACAGATTAATGAAACTTCAGAAAATCTTACTGCATCAGCTAAACAAGCTAAAAAGTCATTTGATGCTAAATTAGAAGATACGCTAAAAACAGCAAGTACTAAGGCAGATGATATTTTAGTAACTATGGAGCGTAAATTAGAAGAGCTTAGATCTAAAAATGCTAAGACAGCTAATAAAGTGGTTGATGAAGTTAAAGATATAGATGTTCCAACCGCAAAAGTATAA
- a CDS encoding LysE family translocator, with the protein MLQDFYSAIPLGFLLAFLVGPVFFVLLETAALKGFRAAFIFDIGVVVADITFILIAYFSTNQLLAKLKDDPALFIFGGMLLAMYGVISFLRVKNNKLEDDEHPTVVMSKRNYLGLMVKGFLLNFINIGVLGFWLVILISAGPALDMNSDRLLIFFAGILGTYLLTDVFKILLAKKLRSKLTPTRISIIKRSISVLMFVFGLILISKGMFPAKIEQIEKRIEEIAPEGQFNINGDSITL; encoded by the coding sequence ATGCTACAAGATTTCTACTCTGCCATACCTCTCGGTTTTTTACTTGCCTTTCTCGTAGGACCGGTATTTTTTGTATTGCTAGAAACAGCTGCTTTAAAGGGATTTAGAGCGGCTTTTATTTTTGATATAGGCGTCGTTGTTGCAGATATTACATTTATTCTCATTGCTTATTTTAGCACAAATCAACTTCTTGCAAAATTAAAAGATGATCCCGCACTTTTTATTTTTGGAGGTATGCTCCTGGCTATGTATGGTGTTATTTCTTTTTTAAGAGTAAAAAATAATAAACTTGAAGACGACGAGCATCCTACTGTGGTTATGAGTAAACGTAATTATCTAGGCCTTATGGTTAAAGGTTTTTTACTCAATTTTATAAACATAGGTGTACTCGGTTTTTGGTTAGTAATTTTAATATCTGCTGGTCCTGCTTTAGATATGAATTCAGATCGTCTTCTTATTTTCTTCGCAGGTATTTTAGGTACTTATTTATTAACTGACGTCTTTAAAATTCTTCTTGCAAAAAAATTAAGAAGTAAGCTTACACCCACACGAATCTCTATTATTAAAAGAAGTATTAGTGTTTTGATGTTTGTTTTTGGATTAATATTAATTTCTAAGGGAATGTTTCCTGCAAAGATTGAGCAAATTGAAAAGCGAATAGAAGAGATTGCTCCAGAGGGTCAATTTAATATTAATGGTGACTCAATTACTTTATAA